A window of Esox lucius isolate fEsoLuc1 chromosome 18, fEsoLuc1.pri, whole genome shotgun sequence contains these coding sequences:
- the fam110c gene encoding protein FAM110C has translation MTNKADATRIFEKGPEYLRKQMEAKNDMGGRMTAVEMLAASKKQYVKSQQVVNSVQEPVSSFGSASVSSNGSSNRSSNWSGRNSGNNLPAGTSVVLRGPLSLEDKNTARRTSSKRRDSLLLYRQKCDLVKVGTSDRNKMKLGHRLLLNPVDKVSLLTEDEENNSKCMTRERPAKGYISKAGCSQPQQPETQLLSTDEERMDIGNQASKQSPGVMRRPDHKRVAEVQTRARKGVGRSHSDISSRYSKNFADFDAFFKYCGLDGDVVNALGKENFSSRSDETESKISASVSMSDDGFSQHSNEDSNDALLEEELHETIRQGTSVIERNARVIKWLYSCKNAKDSGKTLRDLN, from the coding sequence atgacTAACAAAGCAGATGCTACAAGAATTTTTGAGAAAGGGCCAGAATACCTTCGGAAACAGATGGAAGCCAAGAACGATATGGGGGGACGCATGACCGCAGTGGAGATGCTTGCTGCAAGTAAAAAACAGTATGTCAAGAGTCAACAGGTGGTAAACTCTGTGCAGGAGCCAGTCAGTAGCTTTGGATCTGCCTCCGTTAGTAGCAACGGATCTTCTAACCGGAGCTCCAATTGGAGTGGCAGGAACAGTGGAAATAATTTGCCTGCGGGCACAAGCGTTGTGCTAAGAGGGCCCCTCTCCCTGGAGGACAAAAATACAGCCCGTCGGACAAGCTCCAAAAGACGGGACTCCCTTTTACTGTACAGACAGAAATGTGATCTTGTAAAAGTGGGGACAAGtgacagaaacaaaatgaagTTGGGGCACAGGTTGCTGCTCAATCCTGTGGATAAGGTGAGTTTACTGACTGAGGACGAGGAAAATAACTCTAAATGTATGACACGCGAAAGACCTGCCAAGGGGTATATATCGAAGGCCGGTTGTTCACAGCCCCAACAGCCAGAAACACAACTTCTGTCCACAGATGAAGAAAGAATGGATATAGGAAACCAGGCATCAAAACAGTCTCCAGGTGTGATGCGGAGACCCGATCACAAAAGAGTTGCTGAAGTTCAGACGAGGGCTCGCAAAGGGGTAGGTCGTTCACACTCGGACATCAGCTCGAGATATTccaaaaactttgctgacttTGATGCATTCTTCAAATACTGTGGATTGGATGGCGATGTTGTTAATGCACTGGGCAAAGAGAACTTTTCTTCACGTTCAGATGAAACTGAAAGTAAAATCAGTGCCAGTGTCTCAATGTCAGATGATGGGTTCTCACAGCATAGCAATGAAGACAGTAACGATGCTTTATTAGAGGAGGAGTTGCATGAAACTATTCGACAGGGGACTTCTGTCATTGAGCGCAATGCCAGAGTTATCAAGTGGCTGTACAGTTGTAAAAATGCTAAAGATTCAGGAAAGACATTACGAGATCTAAACTGA